DNA from Pseudomonas putida:
CCGCCGGCGCCCGGTGATCATCGACAACGGCAAGTTTTCGCGCAGCAGCACGCTTTCGTAGATGGCCGCCAGCACATGCACACACACCAGCGCCAGCACCGCATTGGCCAACCAACCGTGCAGGTCGGTCGGCCAATCGGCGCCCCACAGTGCATCCACTTCCTGCGACGCCCAACCAGTCAGGCCCAGGCCAGCGATACCCGCCAGCATCAACAGCATCACCAAGGCGCCAATCGGCGAGTGCCCCAGACGATGGCAAGGCTCCCCACGCAGCACCTTGCGCGCGTGCCCGGCCAGGCGTGCCGGGGTTGGCCAGAAGTCGGCCCAGCGCGCACTGGCTGGCCCGACAAAGCCCCAGACCACGCGCACCACGACGCACGCCAGTGCGTAGTAGCCCAGCCACTGGTGCCAGTCATCGCCCTCTTCGTTGAAAAAGTAGTTGGCGA
Protein-coding regions in this window:
- a CDS encoding cytochrome b/b6 domain-containing protein yields the protein MNSDGMVRLWDPLLRLCHLSIAAVFFANYFFNEEGDDWHQWLGYYALACVVVRVVWGFVGPASARWADFWPTPARLAGHARKVLRGEPCHRLGHSPIGALVMLLMLAGIAGLGLTGWASQEVDALWGADWPTDLHGWLANAVLALVCVHVLAAIYESVLLRENLPLSMITGRRRRRD